Proteins found in one Clostridium butyricum genomic segment:
- a CDS encoding subtype B tannase, with protein sequence MLIFDDKNYKVDTCNIDGISIKFRSFKEILYCEKPVDSIQKMNIFVPEVYYEGNTINGYSLHTAPIFMPNTVGGYMPGPADEPGKDFKGRINSIFRALKHGYIVVSAGVRGRTSGVKTNEFFVGSKAGEISNENGKMVGRAPALVVDMKAAIRYLRYNKGRIPGNTECIVTNGTSAGGALSAIIGASGNSEDYNPYLKEIGAADERDDIFAASCYCPIHNLENADAAYEWQFCGYNDYHRIKHVRSESGVKNIQIDGILTEKQIKISEELKRLFPKYLNSLKLKDSSNNELLLDENGEGSFKEYIKKLVINSAQKELDLCSTYKIIDNAAVCGSKIDEQEYLSIEDEKVVDINWDGFIKKITRMKVAPAFDALDLKSPENEEFGTEAIKAKHFTAYSQEHSEVEGTLADPKIIKLLNPIEYINNSDTAKYWRVRHGAFDRDISLAMPSILSLTLENNGYVVDFSLPWGIPHSGDYDLDDLFAWIDEIYTK encoded by the coding sequence ATGCTTATTTTTGATGATAAAAATTATAAAGTAGATACATGCAATATTGATGGTATTAGTATTAAATTCCGTTCATTTAAGGAAATATTATATTGTGAAAAACCAGTAGATTCTATACAGAAAATGAATATATTTGTTCCGGAAGTTTATTATGAAGGAAATACAATTAACGGATACTCATTGCATACAGCACCTATTTTTATGCCTAATACAGTGGGAGGATATATGCCTGGACCGGCAGATGAACCTGGAAAGGATTTTAAGGGAAGAATAAATTCTATTTTCAGAGCGTTAAAGCATGGTTATATTGTTGTAAGTGCAGGTGTTCGTGGAAGAACATCAGGAGTGAAAACCAATGAATTTTTTGTAGGAAGTAAAGCAGGAGAAATCAGTAATGAAAATGGAAAAATGGTAGGAAGAGCTCCTGCACTAGTAGTTGATATGAAAGCTGCTATTCGTTATCTTCGTTATAATAAAGGAAGAATTCCTGGAAATACTGAATGTATTGTAACTAATGGAACAAGTGCTGGTGGTGCACTTTCTGCAATAATTGGTGCTTCAGGAAATAGTGAGGATTATAATCCGTATCTTAAAGAAATTGGTGCAGCGGATGAAAGAGATGATATTTTTGCAGCAAGCTGTTATTGTCCAATTCATAATCTAGAAAATGCTGATGCAGCATATGAATGGCAGTTTTGTGGTTATAATGATTATCACCGTATTAAACATGTAAGAAGTGAGAGTGGTGTAAAAAATATTCAGATAGATGGTATACTTACAGAAAAACAAATTAAGATTTCTGAGGAATTAAAAAGGTTGTTTCCTAAATATCTGAATAGTCTTAAGCTTAAAGATTCATCCAATAATGAATTGTTATTAGATGAGAATGGTGAAGGCAGTTTTAAAGAATATATTAAAAAACTTGTAATAAATTCAGCACAGAAAGAATTAGATCTATGTAGCACATATAAAATCATAGATAATGCTGCTGTTTGTGGAAGTAAAATAGATGAACAGGAATATCTGAGTATTGAAGATGAAAAAGTTGTAGATATAAACTGGGATGGTTTCATAAAGAAAATTACTCGTATGAAAGTTGCACCAGCATTTGATGCACTAGATTTGAAAAGTCCAGAAAATGAGGAATTTGGAACTGAAGCAATTAAAGCAAAGCATTTTACAGCTTATTCTCAAGAGCATAGTGAAGTAGAAGGCACATTAGCAGATCCAAAAATTATTAAGCTACTTAACCCTATTGAGTATATTAATAATTCTGATACTGCAAAATATTGGAGAGTACGTCATGGTGCTTTTGATAGAGATATTTCATTGGCAATGCCATCAATTTTATCATTAACACTTGAAAATAATGGATATGTTGTAGATTTCTCTTTACCATGGGGCATTCCTCATAGTGGGGATTATGATTTAGATGATTTATTTGCATGGATTGATGAAATATATACTAAGTAA
- a CDS encoding glycoside hydrolase family 43 protein has product MIKNPILPGFNPDPCICRKGDDYYIAVSSFEWFPGIPIYHSKDLKNWELYTHVLTDDKMVDLKKLPSAKGIWAPCLTYCEKEDLFYVVYGVMNSMNARYFDVDNYIISEKDIKGPWSEPVYIHSSGFDASIFHDDDGKKYIVSLEWETREGYEKPGAICIVEYSPKKKEIIGYPQKIWSGGTDRGCIEAPHLTKRGDYYYIMCAEGGTGYGHSVTMGRSKNILGPFEKDPKNPIVTSIPGDFNERHDPDHLKPKYFNPKSVLQKSGHGSYVETPLGEVYLVHLTARPFVPELRCTLGRETAIQKMKWTEDGWLRMEDGSNFAKQYVDESNIKEYRVEKCPDFDDFDKGELGLQYYSPRIMPSSFADVKARPGYVRIRGQESRCSLNKVSILARKLTSVYAVVTTKMEFIPYVHQHSAGFIMYYDNMNYIYLRKYYSDTLKHSAISVIHLENGEKTEFINTRTRVEDSPIYFRLVIEGRKSHFEWSYDGINYSVIGKIFDTTKFSDEYCKYGEFTGTFVGITCADRVLHKHYADFDFFEYIAYEDKNVE; this is encoded by the coding sequence ATGATTAAGAATCCAATATTACCTGGATTTAATCCAGATCCATGTATATGCAGAAAAGGTGATGATTATTATATAGCAGTATCTTCATTTGAATGGTTTCCAGGAATACCAATATATCATTCAAAAGATTTGAAAAATTGGGAACTATATACTCATGTACTTACTGATGATAAAATGGTTGATTTAAAAAAACTTCCATCTGCAAAAGGTATTTGGGCTCCATGCCTTACTTATTGTGAAAAAGAAGATTTATTCTATGTTGTTTATGGTGTAATGAATTCCATGAATGCAAGATATTTTGATGTTGATAATTATATAATAAGCGAAAAAGATATTAAAGGACCTTGGAGTGAGCCGGTATATATTCATTCATCGGGATTTGATGCATCAATTTTCCATGATGATGATGGAAAGAAATATATAGTGTCTCTTGAGTGGGAAACAAGAGAAGGATATGAAAAACCAGGTGCAATATGTATTGTAGAATATTCTCCAAAAAAGAAAGAAATAATAGGATATCCTCAAAAGATATGGTCAGGAGGAACAGATAGAGGATGTATAGAAGCTCCACATCTAACAAAACGTGGAGATTATTACTATATAATGTGTGCAGAAGGAGGAACAGGATATGGACATAGCGTCACAATGGGAAGAAGTAAAAATATCTTAGGACCATTTGAAAAAGATCCTAAAAATCCAATTGTAACTTCTATTCCAGGGGACTTTAACGAAAGACATGACCCAGACCATTTAAAACCTAAATATTTTAATCCCAAATCAGTACTTCAAAAGTCTGGTCATGGAAGCTACGTAGAAACACCATTAGGTGAAGTATATCTCGTGCATCTTACTGCAAGACCATTTGTACCTGAATTAAGATGTACTTTAGGGAGAGAAACTGCTATTCAAAAAATGAAATGGACAGAAGATGGATGGCTTAGAATGGAAGATGGTTCTAATTTTGCAAAACAATATGTAGATGAAAGTAATATTAAAGAGTATAGAGTAGAGAAATGTCCGGATTTTGATGACTTTGATAAGGGAGAGCTAGGACTTCAATATTATTCTCCAAGAATAATGCCATCTTCTTTTGCAGATGTTAAAGCAAGACCTGGATATGTGAGAATAAGAGGGCAGGAATCAAGATGTTCATTAAATAAAGTAAGCATTCTTGCAAGAAAATTAACATCAGTTTATGCAGTAGTTACTACTAAAATGGAGTTTATTCCTTATGTGCACCAACATAGTGCAGGATTTATAATGTATTATGATAATATGAATTATATTTATCTAAGGAAATATTACAGCGACACATTAAAACATAGTGCAATTTCTGTAATTCATCTTGAAAACGGAGAAAAGACAGAATTTATAAATACAAGAACAAGGGTAGAAGATTCTCCTATTTACTTTAGATTGGTAATTGAAGGAAGAAAATCACATTTTGAATGGTCTTATGATGGTATAAACTATAGTGTAATCGGAAAAATCTTTGATACGACTAAATTTTCAGATGAATATTGTAAATATGGAGAATTTACAGGTACTTTTGTAGGAATAACATGTGCAGATAGAGTGCTTCATAAACATTATGCAGACTTTGATTTCTTTGAATATATAGCTTATGAAGATAAAAATGTAGAGTAA
- a CDS encoding glycoside hydrolase family 5 protein: protein MYINGVNLGNWLVLEKWMSPTLFYGTDAEDEYYLPRRLSKDVYESRIRIHRSEYVTERDFAYIKSLGFNSVRIPVPYFIFGDCKPFIACTEELDKAFNWAEKYDLSILIDLHTVPGSQNGFDNGGISGVCKWAKEPESVKFTLSVLERLAIRYGDRKGLMGIEILNEPLTPKLWDMFDIKNRYKAVDEKMAEESGPVSLEFLREFYVDAYRIIRKHMKEDKYVVFHDGFDLKAWKDFMREDEFKNVILDTHQYLMTAECNKCEKNLESYVKYIKENYEKDIEEMREYFPIICGEWSLFNSYGTGVDTQGGQSPLNGINADNDVISKEEKKILYSTIAESQLNAWKKGNGHYYWNYKLLLDTVNEKGWIGWDSWDLGKSVAQGWYPIEKRSVNFND, encoded by the coding sequence GTGTATATAAACGGAGTGAATTTAGGAAATTGGTTGGTACTTGAAAAATGGATGAGTCCAACTTTATTTTATGGAACAGATGCTGAAGATGAATATTATCTTCCAAGAAGACTTTCTAAGGATGTTTATGAATCACGTATTAGAATACACAGAAGTGAATATGTAACAGAAAGAGATTTTGCATATATAAAGTCATTAGGCTTTAATTCTGTGAGAATACCAGTACCATATTTTATTTTTGGAGATTGTAAACCTTTTATAGCATGTACAGAGGAATTGGACAAAGCATTTAATTGGGCAGAAAAGTATGATTTAAGCATTTTAATTGACTTACATACAGTACCAGGTAGTCAAAATGGATTTGATAATGGTGGAATTTCAGGGGTGTGCAAATGGGCTAAAGAGCCTGAAAGTGTTAAGTTTACTTTAAGTGTACTTGAAAGATTAGCAATAAGGTATGGGGATAGGAAAGGTCTTATGGGAATAGAGATTTTGAATGAACCTCTTACTCCAAAGTTATGGGATATGTTTGATATCAAAAATAGATATAAAGCTGTAGATGAAAAAATGGCAGAAGAAAGTGGTCCTGTATCATTAGAGTTTTTACGTGAGTTTTATGTGGATGCTTATAGAATTATTAGAAAACATATGAAAGAAGATAAATATGTAGTATTTCATGATGGGTTTGATCTAAAGGCATGGAAGGATTTTATGCGAGAAGATGAATTTAAAAATGTGATTTTAGATACTCATCAATATTTGATGACTGCAGAGTGCAATAAATGTGAAAAAAATTTAGAAAGTTATGTTAAATATATAAAAGAAAATTATGAAAAAGATATTGAAGAAATGAGGGAGTATTTTCCTATTATCTGTGGAGAATGGAGCTTATTTAACTCTTATGGAACTGGTGTAGATACTCAAGGTGGTCAATCTCCTTTAAATGGAATAAATGCAGATAATGATGTGATTTCAAAGGAAGAAAAGAAAATTTTATACAGTACAATTGCTGAATCACAGCTTAATGCATGGAAAAAAGGTAATGGACATTACTATTGGAATTATAAATTACTTTTAGATACAGTCAATGAAAAAGGATGGATTGGCTGGGATAGCTGGGATCTAGGGAAGAGTGTAGCACAAGGATGGTATCCTATAGAAAAAAGGAGCGTGAATTTTAATGATTAA
- a CDS encoding PTS transporter subunit EIIC, which produces MKKNYDKLSEIIVKGIGGKTNISALTHCMTRLRFTLNDESKVDIHMLEKTDGIIKVLNAGGQYQVVIGNEVGDVYEAICLKYNLGQSKISNNFDANNINEENKGIINRIMNTISGILAPILGVLAAAGIVKGLISLGPTLGWFTTDSGLYMLLYALGDGFFYFLPILLGFTAARKFNSNEFIGAAIGCSLVYPSMVNIASILKITGTIFAGTAFKMDYYNTFLGIPIVMPSTGYTSSVIPIILAVYVASKIEKMCKKNIPASLRGILTPLISVVCTVILTYLIIGPVSMVLCGLIANFVTFLYKIPVIGGIIAGALVGGGFGILVMFGLHWVLISLGLSTIAIQGFDYMMACGSIGPMIGMFQGLALCVAARKNRKVSDLAIPATISQICGVGEPLMYSVLIPLKKPLYLNIAGGAIGGAILGLLQTKLYMFGGSGLFSFPNFVNPVSGQVTDLVKYAVSVLIAGVFTFIVQLIIYKDKDAEILNK; this is translated from the coding sequence ATGAAAAAGAATTATGATAAGCTATCAGAAATTATAGTAAAAGGTATCGGAGGTAAAACTAACATTTCAGCCTTAACACATTGTATGACACGTTTACGATTTACATTAAATGATGAAAGTAAAGTAGATATTCATATGTTGGAAAAAACAGATGGTATCATTAAAGTGCTTAATGCTGGGGGTCAGTATCAAGTAGTCATAGGAAACGAAGTTGGAGATGTTTATGAGGCTATTTGCTTAAAATATAATTTAGGACAAAGTAAAATTAGCAATAATTTTGATGCAAATAATATAAATGAGGAAAATAAGGGGATAATTAATAGAATAATGAATACTATTTCTGGTATTTTAGCTCCTATTCTCGGGGTATTAGCTGCAGCAGGTATTGTAAAAGGTCTTATATCACTTGGGCCAACTCTTGGATGGTTCACTACAGATAGTGGTTTATATATGCTTTTATATGCACTTGGTGATGGATTTTTCTATTTCTTGCCTATTCTATTAGGTTTTACAGCTGCAAGAAAGTTTAATAGTAATGAATTTATAGGTGCTGCCATTGGGTGTTCGTTAGTTTATCCAAGTATGGTAAATATAGCATCAATATTAAAAATTACTGGAACTATTTTTGCTGGAACAGCATTTAAAATGGATTATTATAACACGTTTCTAGGAATTCCTATTGTAATGCCATCAACTGGATATACTTCTAGTGTAATTCCGATTATTCTTGCTGTTTATGTAGCATCAAAAATTGAAAAGATGTGTAAAAAGAATATTCCGGCTTCACTTCGTGGTATTTTAACACCTTTAATTTCAGTAGTTTGTACTGTTATATTAACATATTTAATTATTGGACCAGTTTCAATGGTTTTATGTGGATTAATAGCTAATTTTGTGACATTCCTTTACAAGATTCCTGTTATAGGAGGGATTATTGCAGGGGCATTAGTTGGTGGTGGTTTTGGTATATTAGTTATGTTTGGTCTTCACTGGGTTCTTATTTCGCTTGGACTTTCTACAATTGCAATACAGGGTTTTGACTATATGATGGCATGTGGAAGTATTGGACCAATGATTGGTATGTTCCAGGGGTTAGCACTTTGTGTTGCTGCTCGTAAAAATAGAAAGGTATCAGATTTGGCAATTCCAGCAACTATTTCTCAAATTTGTGGTGTTGGAGAACCATTAATGTATTCTGTTTTAATTCCACTGAAGAAACCATTGTATTTAAATATTGCTGGAGGAGCAATTGGAGGAGCAATTCTTGGACTTCTTCAAACTAAACTTTATATGTTTGGTGGAAGTGGATTGTTCTCGTTTCCTAATTTTGTTAATCCGGTTTCGGGTCAGGTTACAGATTTAGTTAAATATGCAGTTTCAGTTTTAATAGCAGGTGTATTTACATTTATTGTTCAATTAATTATATATAAAGACAAAGATGCTGAAATTTTAAATAAATAA
- a CDS encoding MBL fold metallo-hydrolase — MSKFFSENVTEHIIRIVSPCQVCMYLIVGKRRAVLLDTGFGLGSLKSYVKTLTSLPYDVVVSHGHLDHAGGAGEFKEVFLNKRDWELEKYHCTNDRRFFDVCQELKEKSENIKNDYFIPFRMQSYRNIDEGMDFDLGDVCLKTIALPGHTLGSLVFLIPQDRVCITGDALGEHTLLQFSESNNITEYRHSLIKLNKFKDEFDIVLRNHGSYISEKAIVEDSIELCEEIIARKDAAIPITFHDVEGLMGRSEIHTGKSGNIVYNPDNI; from the coding sequence ATGAGCAAGTTTTTCTCAGAAAATGTTACGGAACATATTATACGTATAGTATCGCCATGTCAGGTATGTATGTATTTGATAGTAGGCAAGAGACGAGCAGTACTTTTAGACACAGGATTTGGTTTAGGTAGCTTGAAGAGTTATGTTAAGACGTTGACAAGTTTGCCGTATGATGTTGTGGTTTCTCACGGGCATTTAGATCATGCAGGTGGGGCTGGAGAATTTAAAGAAGTATTTTTAAATAAGCGTGATTGGGAATTGGAAAAATATCATTGTACAAATGATAGACGTTTTTTTGATGTTTGTCAGGAATTAAAAGAAAAATCAGAGAATATTAAAAATGATTACTTTATACCATTTCGTATGCAGTCATATAGAAATATTGATGAAGGAATGGATTTTGATCTTGGTGATGTCTGCTTGAAAACGATAGCACTACCTGGACATACATTAGGCTCTTTAGTGTTTTTAATTCCACAAGATCGTGTTTGTATTACTGGAGATGCGCTTGGAGAGCATACTCTTTTACAATTCTCTGAAAGTAACAATATTACAGAGTATAGACATAGTTTGATTAAGCTTAATAAATTTAAAGATGAGTTTGACATTGTATTAAGAAATCATGGAAGCTATATTTCTGAAAAAGCCATTGTAGAAGATAGCATCGAATTATGTGAAGAAATCATTGCACGTAAAGATGCAGCTATTCCGATAACATTTCATGATGTAGAAGGTCTTATGGGACGATCAGAAATTCACACTGGAAAATCAGGAAATATAGTATATAATCCTGACAATATATAA
- a CDS encoding AraC family transcriptional regulator has translation MDKKNYTHELIYPSENLDVYIRLFDDSQNYVASHWHNSIEIIYLTSGELKVEIGQNKYDLKEGDCILINSGAIHSTHCMSKNTSILLQIPSTLLNRYVPDYKNYYFDLNYNSNDENQKKNIVNLKKILKSMESLKINSSEFSHLLFTSLVFELLYELCENFKIIIGGNQKEKTMIFLSQLEPVLDYTKLNYNRAISIQEISDIAHLQPEYFCRKFKKYIGQTFLEYLNEVRLAHIYHDLIHTNNHLNTILDSHGFTNYKLFYKTFKNKFGCTPIQLRKNSYINDK, from the coding sequence GTGGATAAGAAAAATTATACTCATGAGCTTATATACCCATCTGAAAACCTTGATGTGTACATTAGACTTTTTGATGATAGTCAAAACTATGTAGCAAGTCATTGGCATAACTCAATAGAAATTATTTATTTGACCTCTGGAGAATTGAAAGTTGAAATTGGGCAAAATAAATACGATTTAAAAGAAGGTGATTGCATCTTAATAAACTCTGGTGCTATTCACTCAACCCACTGCATGAGTAAAAACACTTCTATATTATTACAGATTCCCTCAACACTTTTAAATCGCTATGTCCCAGATTATAAAAATTATTACTTTGATTTAAATTATAATTCAAACGATGAAAATCAGAAAAAAAATATTGTTAACTTAAAAAAAATATTAAAATCTATGGAAAGCTTAAAAATTAATTCTTCAGAATTTAGTCATTTACTTTTTACGAGCCTTGTATTTGAATTATTATATGAACTATGTGAAAATTTCAAAATTATTATTGGTGGAAATCAAAAAGAAAAAACTATGATTTTTTTATCACAGCTTGAACCCGTACTTGACTATACAAAACTTAACTATAATCGTGCTATTTCTATTCAAGAAATTTCAGATATTGCTCACCTTCAGCCAGAATATTTTTGTAGAAAATTCAAGAAATATATCGGACAAACTTTTTTAGAATATCTTAATGAAGTTAGGTTAGCACATATTTATCATGATTTAATACATACAAATAATCATCTAAACACTATTTTAGATTCTCATGGTTTCACTAATTATAAATTATTCTATAAAACTTTCAAAAATAAATTTGGCTGTACACCAATACAATTAAGAAAAAACTCATATATTAATGATAAATAA